Proteins found in one Flavobacterium channae genomic segment:
- the neuB gene encoding N-acetylneuraminate synthase, producing MNPYIEIAGRKIGPDFPPLVIAEIGINHEGSLQVAKEMVDAAHRAGVEVVKHQTHIVADEMSGAAKKVIPGNADVSIYDIMERCALNEEEELELKNYVESKGMIFISTPFSRAAAERLKKFDIPAYKIGSGECNNYPLLEHIASFGKPVILSTGMNTIASIQKAVAVFDKHNIPVALLHTTNLYPTPIHLVRFGAMMEMHQAFPDKVFGLSDHTLNNNACLGAVALGASILERHFTDHMNRTGPDIVCSMDEQATKELIINSAEMAQMRGGTKKPADEEQVTIDFAFATVCSIASIQKGEMLTKENIWVKRPGTGKILAEHFDSLLGKKATRDIANDEQLDFGDFE from the coding sequence ATGAATCCCTACATAGAAATAGCAGGAAGAAAAATAGGACCTGATTTTCCACCATTAGTTATTGCTGAAATCGGTATAAATCATGAAGGTTCGCTTCAAGTAGCCAAAGAAATGGTAGATGCAGCTCATAGAGCAGGCGTTGAGGTGGTGAAACACCAAACCCATATTGTAGCTGACGAAATGAGTGGTGCTGCTAAAAAAGTCATTCCAGGAAATGCCGACGTGTCTATTTATGACATTATGGAACGTTGTGCTTTAAACGAAGAAGAGGAACTGGAGTTGAAAAATTATGTAGAAAGCAAAGGCATGATTTTTATCTCAACGCCTTTCTCTCGTGCTGCGGCCGAACGTTTGAAAAAGTTTGATATTCCAGCTTATAAAATTGGTTCGGGAGAATGTAATAATTATCCCTTATTAGAGCATATTGCCTCTTTTGGTAAACCAGTAATTTTAAGTACGGGCATGAATACCATAGCAAGTATTCAAAAGGCAGTAGCTGTTTTTGACAAACACAATATTCCAGTAGCTTTATTACATACCACTAATTTATATCCAACCCCAATTCATTTAGTACGATTTGGTGCGATGATGGAAATGCATCAAGCGTTCCCTGATAAAGTTTTTGGATTATCGGATCATACGTTAAATAATAACGCATGTTTGGGTGCTGTTGCTTTAGGAGCCTCCATTTTAGAGCGTCACTTTACCGACCACATGAACCGAACAGGTCCAGATATTGTATGTAGTATGGATGAGCAAGCCACTAAAGAACTAATCATCAATAGTGCCGAAATGGCGCAAATGCGAGGCGGAACCAAAAAACCGGCAGACGAAGAACAAGTGACAATTGATTTTGCTTTTGCAACGGTTTGTTCTATTGCCTCTATCCAAAAAGGAGAAATGTTAACCAAAGAGAATATTTGGGTAAAACGACCTGGAACTGGTAAAATTTTAGCAGAACATTTTGATTCGTTATTAGGAAAAAAAGCGACAAGAGATATTGCCAATGACGAGCAATTGGATTTTGGCGATTTTGAGTAA
- the neuC gene encoding UDP-N-acetylglucosamine 2-epimerase, whose protein sequence is MSKKILFLTGTRADFGKIKSLIQILEAHPEFEPFIFVTGMHLQKEYGYTLLEVERCGFTNIHTFENHTHETTMDLTLAKTIEGLSTYVKSCEPDMIVIHGDRVEALAGAIVGSLNNILVAHIEGGEVSGTIDELIRHSTSKMSHVHFVSNKQAKKRLIQMGELENAIFTIGSPDVDIMFSNTLPDLETAKQYYEIAYDKYAVAMFHPVTTEAKFMQEYADNFVDALLEDYHNYVVVFPNNDLGSQTILKSYERLKENSRFRIFPSLRFEYFLTLLKKSQFIIGNSSAGIREAPYYGLPIINIGTRQQNRALHADIINVDYTSESISNALNVIDTHKVQPTESDFGKGNSAELFLKSLLNEDIWQLNHQKQFRDS, encoded by the coding sequence ATGTCCAAAAAAATCCTATTTCTTACGGGCACTCGTGCCGATTTTGGTAAAATAAAATCCTTGATTCAAATTTTGGAAGCACATCCCGAATTTGAACCATTTATTTTTGTTACAGGTATGCATTTGCAAAAAGAATATGGTTATACTTTGCTAGAAGTAGAACGATGTGGATTTACTAATATTCATACATTCGAAAATCACACGCACGAAACCACGATGGATTTGACTTTAGCGAAGACCATTGAAGGACTTTCTACTTATGTAAAATCTTGTGAGCCTGATATGATTGTCATTCATGGAGATAGAGTGGAAGCCTTAGCTGGTGCGATTGTAGGAAGTTTGAATAACATTTTAGTAGCGCATATTGAAGGAGGTGAAGTTTCTGGAACTATCGATGAGTTAATCCGTCACTCCACTAGTAAAATGAGTCACGTTCACTTTGTTTCTAATAAACAAGCCAAAAAACGTTTGATTCAAATGGGCGAATTAGAAAATGCTATTTTTACAATCGGTTCTCCAGATGTAGATATTATGTTTTCCAATACGTTACCCGATTTAGAAACCGCTAAACAGTATTATGAAATTGCATATGATAAATATGCCGTTGCGATGTTTCATCCCGTGACAACTGAAGCCAAATTTATGCAGGAATATGCAGATAATTTTGTAGACGCTTTATTAGAGGATTATCATAATTATGTAGTAGTTTTTCCCAATAACGATTTAGGAAGTCAAACTATTTTAAAATCGTATGAAAGATTAAAAGAGAACTCTCGATTCCGTATTTTTCCTTCGTTACGATTTGAATATTTTTTAACCTTATTAAAAAAATCTCAGTTCATTATTGGTAATAGTAGCGCGGGTATTCGAGAAGCTCCTTATTATGGATTGCCTATTATCAATATTGGAACACGACAACAAAATAGGGCACTCCACGCCGACATTATCAATGTAGATTATACATCGGAAAGTATTTCTAATGCTCTGAATGTTATAGATACTCATAAAGTACAACCAACAGAAAGCGATTTCGGAAAAGGAAATAGTGCTGAATTATTTTTGAAATCCCTTTTAAATGAGGATATTTGGCAACTAAATCATCAAAAACAATTCAGAGATAGTTAA
- a CDS encoding MBOAT family O-acyltransferase, with protein sequence MLFNTLQYFIFLPIVFIIYWWANNKSVKLQNILLLIASYYFYACWDWRFLFLLVFSTGLDYFTGLKMFDASTIKSKKFWFWLSIVVNLGFLGVFKYYNFFAASFADFLSHFGFQVNIRTLEIILPVGISFYTFHGLSYVIDIYKNRIEPERNIVDYSLFVSYFPLLVAGPIERATHLLPQLKKKRDFSYSNAVDGLRQILWGLIKKVIIADNCALYANVIFDNPESHSGSSLVLGAVFFAFQIYGDFSGYSDIALGTSRLLGIELLKNFNYPYFSRDIAEFWRRLHISLSTWFRDYLYIPLGGSQGGMWMKVRNTFIIFLVSGFWHGANWTFIVWGALNALYIMPSIILNTNRNNLEIVAKGKFLPSVKDFCHILLTFGLTVIAWIFFRAASVSQAFLYLKGIFSNSILSIPENLPKIELLLCGCFLLMEWLGRENNYAIANFGKSWHVIFRWSFYLFLILMLIYFGAKEQNFIYFQF encoded by the coding sequence ATGCTTTTTAATACCCTACAGTATTTTATTTTTTTACCCATTGTATTTATTATTTACTGGTGGGCTAATAATAAGTCCGTAAAACTTCAAAATATTTTATTGCTAATTGCCAGTTATTATTTCTATGCTTGTTGGGATTGGCGCTTTTTGTTTTTACTTGTTTTTTCTACTGGATTAGATTACTTTACGGGACTAAAGATGTTTGATGCTTCCACGATTAAAAGTAAGAAATTTTGGTTCTGGTTGAGCATTGTTGTTAATTTAGGTTTTTTAGGTGTTTTCAAGTATTATAACTTTTTTGCCGCATCATTTGCTGATTTTTTAAGCCATTTTGGTTTTCAAGTAAATATAAGAACCCTTGAAATTATTTTACCTGTTGGTATTTCTTTTTATACTTTTCACGGATTATCTTATGTAATTGATATTTATAAAAATCGTATCGAACCAGAGCGGAATATTGTTGATTACTCTTTGTTTGTGAGTTATTTTCCTTTATTAGTAGCGGGTCCAATAGAAAGAGCGACTCACTTATTGCCTCAATTAAAAAAGAAAAGAGATTTTTCCTACTCTAATGCGGTAGACGGCCTAAGACAAATTTTATGGGGGTTGATTAAAAAAGTAATAATAGCTGATAATTGTGCTCTTTATGCCAATGTGATTTTTGACAACCCTGAAAGTCATTCGGGAAGTAGCCTAGTTTTAGGAGCTGTGTTTTTTGCTTTTCAGATTTATGGTGATTTTTCGGGTTACTCGGATATTGCATTAGGAACTTCTAGATTATTAGGAATAGAATTATTGAAAAACTTTAATTATCCTTATTTTTCTAGAGATATTGCCGAGTTTTGGCGTCGTTTGCACATTTCATTATCTACTTGGTTTCGCGATTATTTATACATTCCTTTAGGTGGAAGCCAAGGCGGCATGTGGATGAAAGTCAGAAATACCTTTATTATCTTTTTAGTCAGTGGTTTTTGGCACGGTGCAAATTGGACTTTTATCGTTTGGGGTGCATTAAATGCCCTTTATATTATGCCGTCTATTATTTTAAATACCAATAGAAATAATTTAGAAATTGTAGCAAAAGGGAAATTTTTGCCTTCGGTTAAAGATTTTTGCCATATTCTATTAACTTTTGGTCTTACCGTAATAGCCTGGATATTTTTTAGAGCAGCATCTGTTAGCCAAGCTTTTTTGTATTTAAAAGGGATTTTTTCAAATTCTATACTTTCGATACCTGAGAATTTACCCAAAATTGAACTATTACTTTGTGGCTGTTTTTTACTGATGGAATGGTTAGGAAGAGAAAATAATTATGCGATAGCTAATTTTGGAAAGAGTTGGCATGTTATTTTTAGATGGAGTTTTTATCTGTTCCTGATTTTGATGTTGATTTATTTTGGTGCCAAGGAGCAGAATTTTATATATTTTCAATTTTAA
- a CDS encoding MBOAT family O-acyltransferase, with the protein MFFNSLSFAIFLPIVFLLYWLVFNKNKTTQNAVLIVASYYFYSCWDWRFLFLLVFSTLLDYFSAIMMENSSSDKKRKLWLWLTIGINLGFLGVFKYYDFFAQSFADLLNGFGFQTNPVLLKLILPVGISFYTFHGLSYVIDIYYKRITAERNFIDYSLFVSYFPLLVAGPIERATHLLPQVKIKRHFNFEKAKEGVYQILWGLVKKVVIADSCATYANAVFDNYESMNSLSLILGAIYFAFQIYGDFSGYSDIALGTSKLFGIDLLKNFNYPYFSRDIAEFWRRWHISLSSWFRDYLYIPLGGSQGGMWMKVRNTFIIFLVSGFWHGANWTFIVWGLLNAIYFLPLLLQNKNRSNMGEIEMGWDFSSVKIILNILGTFVLTTIAWIFFRAKSISEAIGYIQKMVTDFHFESQYLNNERYNFELLLLVMVFVGVEWFNRSKVEPLSGKASWIKVTLAILALLALGVYSDYKEFIYFQF; encoded by the coding sequence ATGTTTTTCAACTCCTTATCCTTTGCTATTTTTTTACCCATCGTATTTTTACTGTATTGGTTGGTGTTTAATAAAAACAAAACCACCCAAAATGCGGTATTAATTGTTGCGAGTTATTACTTTTATTCCTGTTGGGATTGGCGTTTTCTATTTTTATTAGTGTTTTCTACCTTGTTGGATTATTTCAGCGCCATCATGATGGAAAACAGCTCTTCGGATAAAAAGCGAAAGTTATGGTTGTGGTTGACAATCGGAATCAACTTAGGATTTTTAGGAGTTTTCAAATACTACGATTTCTTTGCACAATCGTTTGCCGATTTATTAAACGGTTTCGGATTTCAAACCAATCCTGTTTTATTGAAATTGATTCTTCCTGTTGGAATATCCTTTTATACGTTTCATGGTTTATCCTATGTAATTGATATTTATTATAAACGAATCACAGCTGAACGTAATTTTATCGATTATTCGTTATTCGTAAGCTACTTTCCGCTTTTAGTGGCGGGACCAATTGAAAGAGCTACCCATTTATTACCGCAGGTAAAAATCAAACGTCATTTTAATTTTGAAAAAGCCAAAGAAGGGGTTTATCAAATCCTTTGGGGATTGGTTAAAAAAGTAGTGATTGCAGATAGTTGTGCTACGTATGCTAATGCTGTTTTTGATAATTATGAATCAATGAATTCATTATCATTAATTTTAGGAGCAATTTATTTTGCATTTCAAATTTATGGCGATTTTTCAGGGTATTCCGATATCGCTTTAGGAACGTCTAAATTATTCGGAATCGATTTATTAAAGAATTTCAATTATCCTTATTTTTCTAGAGATATTGCTGAGTTTTGGCGTCGTTGGCACATTTCGTTATCTTCCTGGTTTCGAGATTATTTGTACATACCATTAGGCGGAAGTCAAGGCGGTATGTGGATGAAAGTGAGAAATACCTTCATCATTTTCTTAGTGAGCGGATTCTGGCATGGCGCTAATTGGACGTTTATTGTGTGGGGTTTGTTGAATGCGATTTACTTCTTGCCTTTGTTGTTACAAAATAAGAATCGTTCTAATATGGGCGAAATTGAAATGGGTTGGGATTTTAGTAGTGTAAAAATTATCCTTAATATTTTAGGAACTTTTGTTTTAACTACGATTGCTTGGATTTTCTTTAGAGCTAAATCTATTTCGGAGGCAATTGGTTATATTCAAAAAATGGTAACCGACTTTCATTTTGAATCTCAATATTTAAATAACGAGCGATATAATTTTGAATTGTTACTTTTAGTTATGGTTTTCGTTGGAGTAGAATGGTTCAATCGTTCAAAAGTAGAACCATTATCTGGAAAAGCAAGTTGGATTAAAGTAACCTTAGCTATTTTGGCATTATTAGCTTTAGGCGTGTATTCCGATTATAAAGAATTTATTTATTTCCAATTCTAA
- a CDS encoding CDP-glycerol glycerophosphotransferase family protein, translating into MKNSMKVMLLFPDGVGIRNYLYSDVFKGMEKELVLFHAFDAKTENAVKEISSIQNTISIPKYTESLKEKFLRELICLTRLKHNATLVNNATILTNWKSNHKGIFKTLFYKCIEIASYGFTSYERILKLERWYQKSIRKTSFYKEAREILVTNAPEKLFCSHQRGVQCAPIFAAAKDLGIETITVIYSWDNLPKARMALQADKYLVWSDYMKKELQLYYPEINENQIFVTGTPQFECYKQPENIIPKEVFYTRYNLDLDKKIICYSGDDVLTCPDDPQYLDDLADTLIKNKLDNKYQILLRRCPVDISGRFDRIISKYPNLIKQASPLWNFDVDSSWTTIYPLPDDVRLLVSTAYYCDVVVNLGSTMAFDFGMFKKPCIYINYDQKNKVNPNWSVNTIYKFQHFKSLPDESAVLWWNTKDEIKTLLENLNWNESTRIWIDKVLEEYSSSSTKVINSIFN; encoded by the coding sequence ATGAAAAATAGCATGAAGGTAATGTTGCTTTTCCCAGATGGTGTTGGGATTCGAAATTATTTGTATTCTGATGTATTTAAAGGAATGGAAAAAGAATTGGTTTTATTTCATGCTTTTGATGCTAAAACTGAAAATGCTGTTAAAGAAATCTCTTCTATCCAAAATACAATCAGCATTCCAAAATATACAGAATCTTTAAAAGAAAAATTTTTAAGAGAATTAATTTGTTTGACTCGTTTAAAACATAATGCTACGTTAGTAAACAATGCTACGATTCTGACCAATTGGAAATCCAATCACAAAGGAATTTTTAAAACATTATTTTATAAATGCATTGAAATAGCATCGTATGGATTTACGAGTTATGAGCGCATTTTAAAACTAGAGAGATGGTATCAAAAATCAATTAGAAAAACAAGTTTTTATAAAGAAGCACGAGAAATTTTAGTTACTAACGCTCCTGAAAAACTATTTTGTTCGCATCAACGAGGAGTACAATGTGCGCCAATTTTTGCTGCTGCTAAAGATTTAGGAATTGAAACTATAACGGTTATTTATTCTTGGGATAATTTGCCTAAAGCCAGAATGGCATTGCAAGCAGATAAATATTTGGTTTGGTCAGATTATATGAAAAAGGAATTACAATTGTATTACCCTGAAATTAATGAAAATCAAATTTTTGTTACTGGAACGCCTCAGTTTGAATGTTATAAACAACCTGAAAATATTATTCCTAAAGAAGTGTTTTATACTAGGTATAATTTAGATTTAGATAAAAAAATCATTTGTTATTCAGGAGATGACGTGTTAACCTGTCCAGATGATCCACAATATTTAGATGATTTAGCTGATACGTTGATTAAAAATAAATTAGATAATAAATACCAAATTTTATTACGACGATGTCCAGTAGATATTTCTGGTAGATTTGATAGAATAATTTCAAAATATCCAAATCTAATAAAGCAAGCGTCACCCTTATGGAATTTTGATGTTGATAGTAGTTGGACAACAATCTATCCTTTGCCTGATGATGTTAGGTTATTGGTTTCAACAGCATATTACTGCGATGTAGTAGTTAATTTAGGATCGACTATGGCGTTTGATTTTGGCATGTTTAAAAAACCTTGTATTTATATCAATTATGACCAAAAGAATAAAGTAAATCCTAATTGGTCAGTTAACACAATTTATAAGTTTCAGCATTTTAAAAGTTTACCTGATGAAAGTGCGGTTTTATGGTGGAATACAAAAGATGAAATAAAAACTTTACTTGAAAATTTGAATTGGAATGAATCTACTAGAATTTGGATTGATAAAGTATTAGAAGAATATTCATCATCGTCAACCAAAGTAATTAATTCAATATTTAATTAA
- a CDS encoding glycosyltransferase family 4 protein: MHICFLTNEYPKAGFPHGGLGSFVKTMAEALVKNGTQVSVVGLNYNYSSETERVNDVTIIRIQKSKVKGLAWYFNSKMIVKTIAAIHEKTPIDIVEGAELSFAFLPKIKGIKYVIRLHGGHHFFAEAENRGINKWKGFQEKRSFKKADAFIAVSNYVKNHTATYLSYHNKPIEVIFNPINSQLFQPLDIAIESNNITFAGTICEKKGVRQLIQAFPMVKAKFPQAILNLYGRDWFFPDGSSYVKMLKETELPKLKEFANDVVFHGAVAFQDIPNAYAKAAVCVFPSHMETLGLVAPEAMAMGKVVIFTELGPGPEVIVDGYNGYLVNPYEPKNIADQILKVFDNEEEAKRIAKLARQTVLEKFNPEIIVQQNIDFYTEIVKCNS, encoded by the coding sequence ATGCACATCTGTTTTCTAACTAACGAATATCCAAAAGCAGGCTTTCCGCATGGAGGCTTAGGTAGTTTTGTGAAAACTATGGCGGAAGCTTTAGTTAAAAACGGAACTCAAGTTAGTGTTGTGGGGTTAAATTATAATTATTCTAGTGAAACAGAGCGTGTAAATGACGTAACTATTATTCGAATTCAAAAAAGTAAAGTAAAAGGATTGGCTTGGTACTTTAACTCAAAAATGATTGTCAAAACTATTGCGGCCATCCATGAAAAAACACCTATTGATATAGTTGAAGGAGCCGAATTGTCTTTTGCTTTTTTACCTAAGATAAAAGGAATAAAATACGTTATTCGTTTACATGGAGGTCATCATTTTTTTGCAGAAGCCGAAAATAGAGGAATCAACAAGTGGAAAGGTTTTCAAGAAAAACGTTCTTTTAAAAAAGCAGATGCTTTTATTGCGGTTTCTAATTATGTTAAAAATCATACTGCAACCTATTTGAGTTATCATAACAAGCCTATTGAGGTTATTTTTAACCCAATCAATAGCCAATTGTTTCAACCTCTCGATATCGCCATTGAATCTAATAATATTACTTTCGCAGGGACTATTTGTGAGAAGAAAGGTGTTCGTCAGTTGATTCAAGCTTTTCCAATGGTAAAAGCAAAATTTCCGCAAGCTATTTTGAATTTGTATGGCAGGGATTGGTTCTTTCCTGATGGAAGTTCTTATGTGAAAATGCTAAAAGAAACAGAATTGCCAAAGCTAAAAGAATTTGCTAATGACGTTGTTTTTCATGGGGCTGTCGCTTTTCAAGACATTCCGAATGCTTATGCAAAAGCAGCAGTTTGTGTCTTTCCATCTCATATGGAGACATTGGGGCTTGTTGCTCCTGAAGCAATGGCCATGGGAAAAGTAGTAATCTTTACAGAATTAGGACCTGGACCTGAAGTTATTGTAGATGGTTATAACGGTTATTTAGTCAATCCGTATGAACCTAAAAATATTGCAGATCAAATTCTAAAGGTTTTTGATAATGAAGAAGAAGCAAAACGAATAGCGAAACTAGCAAGACAAACGGTTTTAGAAAAGTTTAATCCAGAAATTATTGTCCAACAGAATATCGATTTTTATACAGAAATAGTAAAATGCAATAGCTAA